One genomic window of Elaeis guineensis isolate ETL-2024a chromosome 2, EG11, whole genome shotgun sequence includes the following:
- the LOC105050428 gene encoding uncharacterized protein isoform X2, translating into MDRSVQRLLNRVSLAFATIATVSLLHIYYHNSLSCAPAGDAAYRHHHQTLTLTLSPFPKTSCDAAARDHITPEKRFAKLRSSRAWRSRVDAFADLFRPLHPLGLLSNASHVLCVSAGAGHEVAALHESGVADVTAVDLVDFPPLVSRSDPHNLPFFDSVFDLGFSAGLAGALFPTRFVTELERTVRRGGATVLAVDRCSPKEVDEIRALFRRSSLLEVALFDERQWVKAIMEFGGQKLNMNDGFYTANFVRLLMEMRQR; encoded by the exons ATGGATAGAAGTGTCCAGCGACTGCTGAACCGCGTGTCGCTGGCCTTCGCCACCATTGCCACCGTCTCCCTCCTCCACATCTACTACCACAACTCCCTCTCCTGTGCCCCCGCCGGCGACGCCGCCTACCGTCACCACCACCAGACCCTCACCCTAACACTCTCTCCCTTCCCCAAGACATCCTGCGACGCCGCCGCCCGCGACCACATCACCCCCGAGAAGCGTTTCGCCAAGCTCCGCTCTTCCCGCGCCTGGCGCAGCCGCGTCGACGCCTTCGCTGACCTCTTCCGCCCTCTCCACCCCCTCGGCCTCCTCTCCAACGCCTCCCACGTCCTCTGCGTCTCCGCCGGCGCCGGCCACGAGGTCGCCGCCCTCCATGAGTCCGGCGTTGCCGACGTAACCGCCGTCGATCTCGTCGACTTCCCTCCGCTCGTCAGCCGATCCGACCCCCACAATCTCCCTTTCTTCGATAGCGTCTTCGATCTCGGCTTCAGCGCCGGCCTCGCCGGGGCGCTCTTCCCGACCCGTTTCGTCACTGAGCTCGAGCGCACCGTCCGCCGGGGCGGCGCCACCGTCCTCGCCGTGGATCGCTGCTCCCCAAAGGAAGTGGACGAAATTAGGGCTTTGTTCCGGAGGTCGAGTCTCTTGGAG GTGGCCCTGTTTGATGAGAGACAATGGGTAAAAGCTATAATGGAATTTGGAGGACAGAAGCTGAATATGAATGATGGCTTTTACACAGCAAATTTTGTGAGGCTGCTGATGGAGATGAGGCAAAGGTGA
- the LOC105050428 gene encoding uncharacterized protein isoform X3 has product MDRSVQRLLNRVSLAFATIATVSLLHIYYHNSLSCAPAGDAAYRHHHQTLTLTLSPFPKTSCDAAARDHITPEKRFAKLRSSRAWRSRVDAFADLFRPLHPLGLLSNASHVLCVSAGAGHEVAALHESGVADVTAVDLVDFPPLVSRSDPHNLPFFDSVFDLGFSAGLAGALFPTRFVTELERTVRRGGATVLAVDRCSPKEVDEIRALFRRSSLLEVRNVTFIGSEMTLIIMKNNGKPPS; this is encoded by the coding sequence ATGGATAGAAGTGTCCAGCGACTGCTGAACCGCGTGTCGCTGGCCTTCGCCACCATTGCCACCGTCTCCCTCCTCCACATCTACTACCACAACTCCCTCTCCTGTGCCCCCGCCGGCGACGCCGCCTACCGTCACCACCACCAGACCCTCACCCTAACACTCTCTCCCTTCCCCAAGACATCCTGCGACGCCGCCGCCCGCGACCACATCACCCCCGAGAAGCGTTTCGCCAAGCTCCGCTCTTCCCGCGCCTGGCGCAGCCGCGTCGACGCCTTCGCTGACCTCTTCCGCCCTCTCCACCCCCTCGGCCTCCTCTCCAACGCCTCCCACGTCCTCTGCGTCTCCGCCGGCGCCGGCCACGAGGTCGCCGCCCTCCATGAGTCCGGCGTTGCCGACGTAACCGCCGTCGATCTCGTCGACTTCCCTCCGCTCGTCAGCCGATCCGACCCCCACAATCTCCCTTTCTTCGATAGCGTCTTCGATCTCGGCTTCAGCGCCGGCCTCGCCGGGGCGCTCTTCCCGACCCGTTTCGTCACTGAGCTCGAGCGCACCGTCCGCCGGGGCGGCGCCACCGTCCTCGCCGTGGATCGCTGCTCCCCAAAGGAAGTGGACGAAATTAGGGCTTTGTTCCGGAGGTCGAGTCTCTTGGAGGTTAGGAATGTCACCTTCATTGGATCTGAAATGACTCTTATTATAATGAAAAACAACGGAAAACCCCCGTCTTGA
- the LOC105050428 gene encoding uncharacterized protein isoform X1 has protein sequence MDRSVQRLLNRVSLAFATIATVSLLHIYYHNSLSCAPAGDAAYRHHHQTLTLTLSPFPKTSCDAAARDHITPEKRFAKLRSSRAWRSRVDAFADLFRPLHPLGLLSNASHVLCVSAGAGHEVAALHESGVADVTAVDLVDFPPLVSRSDPHNLPFFDSVFDLGFSAGLAGALFPTRFVTELERTVRRGGATVLAVDRCSPKEVDEIRALFRRSSLLEVTSDLLLPLMRKPFWGWGVAPQLQPKKTNPNSISICKLNKCRSGSHGAKFWVW, from the exons ATGGATAGAAGTGTCCAGCGACTGCTGAACCGCGTGTCGCTGGCCTTCGCCACCATTGCCACCGTCTCCCTCCTCCACATCTACTACCACAACTCCCTCTCCTGTGCCCCCGCCGGCGACGCCGCCTACCGTCACCACCACCAGACCCTCACCCTAACACTCTCTCCCTTCCCCAAGACATCCTGCGACGCCGCCGCCCGCGACCACATCACCCCCGAGAAGCGTTTCGCCAAGCTCCGCTCTTCCCGCGCCTGGCGCAGCCGCGTCGACGCCTTCGCTGACCTCTTCCGCCCTCTCCACCCCCTCGGCCTCCTCTCCAACGCCTCCCACGTCCTCTGCGTCTCCGCCGGCGCCGGCCACGAGGTCGCCGCCCTCCATGAGTCCGGCGTTGCCGACGTAACCGCCGTCGATCTCGTCGACTTCCCTCCGCTCGTCAGCCGATCCGACCCCCACAATCTCCCTTTCTTCGATAGCGTCTTCGATCTCGGCTTCAGCGCCGGCCTCGCCGGGGCGCTCTTCCCGACCCGTTTCGTCACTGAGCTCGAGCGCACCGTCCGCCGGGGCGGCGCCACCGTCCTCGCCGTGGATCGCTGCTCCCCAAAGGAAGTGGACGAAATTAGGGCTTTGTTCCGGAGGTCGAGTCTCTTGGAG GTTACTTCAGATCTTTTACTTCCATTGATGAGAAAACCATTTTGGGGGTGGGGGGTGGCCCCCCAGTTACAACCTAAGAAAACGAATCCCAACAGCATCAGCATTTGCAAATTGAATAAGTGTAGGAGTGGAAGTCATGGAGCCAAATTCTGGGTGTGGTGA